Proteins co-encoded in one Daphnia carinata strain CSIRO-1 chromosome 3, CSIRO_AGI_Dcar_HiC_V3, whole genome shotgun sequence genomic window:
- the LOC130693087 gene encoding uncharacterized protein LOC130693087: MSVRQVRPARPAETSTSSDDSPSEQRLSQVETEIRRMKEMWATQAATNRQTQNNIEELGRTVQKKADEDDLETLTERVHQLEQKLLEYNEFEKKLETITGLIDAINIRSNDPLQSAAEIIDRANQATSWEIHIPRIVDSLKEDIKEIINQAKESLREIRDDDSLPDLEPSPFRPAEPLRASSRADNNNGSAKSELLEDRDLILKELRESIGLMDADRVNREKYLDIAEARWLAIIAIHEKLALVSTTKDRAKDRQIEDNFREKMRRMRERNKKFETQPSVATRAALPLPIFSGEITAWKGWRTIWATYDLDPRLSEVEKFQYLRLSLKGKAAELVAHLPFDDNQYRAAMERLESRFGDPEKLKTHYINELRLLVATRLGESATTEQLQSLLDGLNNAKLALISLKIDMESYGAYISGDVLKTLPRSLTSRWLREKWSDREEPSLDMILKELSLEIRLREREETTARRPEPPALPRGETQDRSTRTSCFFCQQNHTHHRCTMNTPQARRDMCERDNRCFKCLGRSHRTEHCMARVPCRNCNSLDHSPALCLVRQRPANNPFRNQSPQRSTGRTVTIDTNINMAQTSTSLPTFTAYIKGREGDNIPVLGLIDSGSQRTFIKRGISRRADRTNEETEEIRINTFGLTQARMEITTSCDIWLVSQTGDELKLRATEMEFLAKATPRIPSTVAQLVSQRRERLADNRENLDDSKKEFDIIIGCDHYWRILTHETLQGSDESVACASKLGWIIFGAPSEAIHVSTLTAPTNSSRSVIDFKEFWSLEHMGVTAQEADEPGFLEAYQRSIKRDEDGRCEILFPFKDNRKTMETNKGVALARLNCLLHRMKGDDRRAYHEIFQQYIERGYIEEVDGTYTGICTYLPHRPVIKQEATSTKIRPVFDGSAHLQGRPSLNDLLETGPNLNPELLAVLLRFRRYKISWMADITQAFLQIGIQKEHAQIVRFIWVRNPDDNPVQLVE; this comes from the coding sequence ATGTCCGTACGCCAGGTTAGACCCGCACGACCGGCTGAAACCTCCACTTCATCCGATGATTCTCCGAGTGAACAACGGTTAAGCCAGGTGGAGACCGAAATCCGCCGTATGAAAGAGATGTGGGCCACTCAAGCCGCGACGAACCGCCAAACCCAAAACAACATAGAAGAATTAGGTCGGACCGTACAAAAGAAAGCCGACGAAGATGACCTAGAAACACTCACCGAAAGAGTCCATCAGTTAGAACAAAAATTACTCGAGTATAACGAGTTCGAGAAAAAACTAGAAACGATCACAGGCCTGATAGACGCCATAAACATCAGAAGCAACGACCCGTTACAGTCAGCGGCCGAAATCATAGACCGGGCCAATCAAGCTACCTCGTGGGAAATTCACATTCCGAGGATAGTGGACAGCCTTAAAGAAGACATCAAGGAGATCATCAACCAAGCAAAAGAAAGCCTCAGAGAAATACGGGACGACGATAGTCTCCCCGACCTGGAGCCCAGCCCGTTCCGCCCGGCCGAACCCCTTCGTGCTTCATCAAGAGCCGATAACAATAACGGGAGTGCCAAGTCAGAACTTCTAGAAGACCGAGACCTCATTCTTAAGGAACTTCGAGAAAGCATCGGACTAATGGACGCCGACCGGGTCAACCGAGAAAAATACCTCGACATCGCCGAAGCACGATGGCTTGCCATCATCGCCATCCACGAGAAGCTAGCTCTGGTCTCTACAACTAAGGATAGAGCGAAAGACCGCCAAATAGAGGACAACTTCCGCGAAAAAATGAGGAGGATGcgggaaagaaacaagaaattcgaAACCCAGCCATCAGTTGCAACAAGAGCCGCGCTACCTCTACCCATCTTCAGCGGAGAAATCACCGCCTGGAAGGGATGGAGAACCATCTGGGCAACATATGACCTAGACCCCCGGTTATCAGAGGTAGAAAAATTCCAATACCTCCGCCTCAGCCTGAAAGGGAAAGCCGCCGAACTCGTCGCCCATCTACCCTTCGACGACAATCAATACCGGGCAGCAATGGAGAGATTAGAATCTCGCTTTGGGGACCCCGAGAAGCTCAAGACCCACTATATCAACGAGCTACGACTCCTCGTTGCAACACGGCTGGGAGAATCCGCAACAACCGAGCAGCTCCAATCACTACTCGACGGACTTAACAACGCCAAACTAGCGCTGATAAGCCTCAAAATAGACATGGAGAGTTACGGAGCTTATATATCGGGAGATGTCCTGAAAACCCTACCACGATCACTCACCTCTAGATGGCTTAGGGAAAAGTGGTCCGACAGAGAAGAACCCTCGCTGGACATGATCCTAAAGGAACTCAGCCTGGAAATCCGATTacgagaaagagaagaaactaCGGCTAGACGGCCAGAACCACCGGCCCTTCCACGGGGGGAGACCCAGGATCGATCCACCCGTACATCCTGCTTCTTCTGCCAGCAAAATCACACTCATCACCGGTGTACCATGAACACCCCACAGGCCCGACGAGACATGTGCGAGCGAGATAACCGCTGCTTTAAATGCCTAGGACGTTCACACCGGACAGAACACTGCATGGCACGAGTACCATGCAGAAACTGCAACAGCCTGGATCACAGCCCGGCGCTATGCTTGGTCAGACAAAGACCCGCTAATAATCCGTTCAGAAACCAATCACCCCAACGATCGACCGGGAGAACGGTCACGATTGACACCAACATCAACATGGCCCAAACATCAACAAGCCTTCCCACCTTCACGGCCTATATTAAGGGAAGAGAGGGGGACAATATACCTGTCTTAGGACTGATTGACTCCGGCAGTCAACGAACCTTCATCAAACGCGGTATTTCCAGAAGAGCAGACCGCACGAATGAAGAGACCGAGGAGATTAGAATCAATACCTTCGGGCTAACCCAGGCCCGCATGGAAATAACGACATCCTGCGACATCTGGTTGGTCTCCCAGACGGGCGACGAGTTAAAACTACGGGCAACCGAAATGGAGTTTCTCGCTAAAGCCACCCCGAGGATTCCCTCCACGGTGGCGCAACTAGTGTCTCAGCGGCGAGAAAGACTCGCCGATAACAGGGAAAATCTAGACGACAGCAAGAAGGAGTTCGACATCATCATCGGGTGTGACCATTATTGGCGCATCCTGACCCACGAAACGCTGCAAGGATCCGATGAATCGGTAGCCTGTGCCAGCAAACTTGGATGGATTATCTTCGGAGCTCCCAGCGAGGCTATCCACGTATCCACACTAACGGCGCCGACTAACAGCAGCAGATCCGTCATAGACTTCAAGGAATTTTGGAGCCTAGAGCATATGGGGGTAACGGCACAAGAAGCCGATGAACCCGGATTCTTAGAGGCCTATCAACGCTCCATTAAACGCGACGAAGACGGCCGATGTGAAATCCTCTTCCCGTTTAAAGACAACAGAAAAACCATGGAGACTAATAAAGGAGTGGCGCTGGCACGTCTCAACTGCCTGTTACACCGGATGAAGGGAGACGATCGCCGAGCATACCACGAGATCTTCCAACAATACATTGAGAGAGGATACATTGAAGAAGTGGACGGGACATACACCGGCATCTGCACCTACTTACCACACAGACCGGTCATCAAACAAGAGGCCACATCAACCAAAATTAGGCCTGTGTTTGACGGTTCAGCACACCTTCAAGGTAGACCCAGCCTCAACGACTTGCTCGAAACAGGGCCCAATTTAAACCCAGAATTACTAGCGGTCCTGCTCCGATTTCGGCGATACAAGATCTCCTGGATGGCCGACATCACCCAGGCCTTCCTGCAGATCGGAATCCAGAAAGAACACGCCCAGATAGTTCGGTTTATTTGGGTCAGAAACCCCGACGACAACCCGGTACAGCTAGTAGAGTAA